GCAGGTGCTGAGTCAGCGTCAGGCCCAGTCCCACCCCCACGCCCGAGGGAGAGCCCCTACCCTGTGGTCAACTTGCTGCTGCCACTGCCCCCCACCTTCGCAAACACACTGCCCCTTCGGTGCCCCTgtggtctccctctgtcccctgcCTATTGAtatctctctccccttcctcctccccctctcctccccccttCTGGTTGAGCTGTAGGGTAGGAATTAAGccatttaaatacatttcaataaattaaaCTGAAAGCTCCTGGTTATAGGAAACAGAAGGGACCCACACCAGCTTTCCCAGGAGTTAGAGGTGGGAGAGAGCGTGCTTGGAGGGTAAGagggctggggccctgggaccctcttccttcctttcattctcctttcttccctctgatCCTGCCAAGTGTAGGTATGTTGCTGGGAACAGAGATGTCATTTTCAAAGATGAATGTCTCTCTCTCCAGAGCCTCAGCTCAAAGGCATCGTCACCAAACTCTTCTGCCGCCAGGGTTTCTACCTCCAGGCAAATCCCGATGGGAGCATCCAGGGCACCCCAGAGGATACCAGCTCCTTCAGTGAGAGGGGAAGCCGGCCGCTGGGTGGGAAGGGGGAGAATGGGGACAGCAGATGACACTCCTGTTCCCCTTTCAGCTTCTGTTGCCACTGGTCTGTCTTCCTGACCCCTAACGGAAGAAGTGGAGCTGTGAGGAGGGGGGCTCAGGTGAGGGTCAGAGCCTGGTTATTGATGCTCCCTCTCTCTACCCCCCAGCCCACTTCAACCTGATCCCTGTGGGGCTCCGTGTGGTCACCATCCAGAGTGCCAAGCTGGGTCACTACATGGCCATGAATGCTGAGGGACTGCTCTACAGTTCGGTGAGACAATGAGGCTGAGTGGCTGGGGAATACTGGGAACTCCCCTTCCTCAACTTGTCCCTTGAGGGAAGGACATTTTGTAATGTGGGACACCTCCCTCCAGCTTTTACTGATGGCCTATCATCGCTGCTCATTCCAGAGCAGCTTCTCTAGGGTCTCTCCAATCCCCACGCGTGCACCCCCCCCCCAACACAGCCCCAGGCTCTTTGAATGTCCAACTCTTTCTTGTAGGGCCCCTACTTCTCACCCCACCTCCTCCAGACTTTGTTATTACTCACTTCCCTAGAGTCATCCAGGACAGGGGTTAGTGAGAGGCTGGGGGTACAGTGGAGAGAAGGAATCTTATTCCAAGACCTCTAAAagtctagttctttttttttttttttttttttaaatagtgacagggtcttgctgtgttggccaggctggtctcgaactcctgacctcaggtaatctacccacctcagcctcccaaagtgctgggattacaggcttgagctgcgGCGCCCAGCCCAGAGCCTAGTTCTTAACCCTCAGGGGCCCACCAGGCTTCTTCCTCGTCCTTCCTTTGCTTCCAGGTCCTACGTGGACTCAGAAGTTGTCCTCCCCATCCCTGCAAAAAACATATGGATTACATCCTGGCTTGTGCATTCCACGGGCTCCCTTCTGCCCAGTGATGTGtctttttgtctctctgtctttgtgtGCTTTTCTGGGTCTTTGTCTCCTTAGCCGCATTTCACAGCTGAGTGTCGCTTTAAGGAGTGCGTCTTTGAGAATTACTACGTCCTGTACGCCTCTGCTCTCTACCGCCAGCGTCGTTCTGGCCGGGCCTGGTACCTCGGCCTGGACAAGGAGGGCCGGGTCATGAAGGGAAACCGAGTTAAGAAGACCAAGGCAGCCGCCCACTTCCTGCCCAAGCTCCTGGAGGGTGGGTATAGATTCAAGAAAATGTAGGCCACCAGAGAGGGTGTTGACCTTGACATGGACATTTAGGGGCAGACGGCTCAGGCTACGAGTGATAAGAGGACCCTGTTATGGCAGATCAAGCCAGGAAGCCTTTGCCGTTTGGGGGTTTGGGGCACTCTCCTGTGGGTTGGGGTTCCGGGAGGGCGAGTGTACGGGAAGGGAGCCCTTTCGGAGCACTGGTCCGGCCTGGGTCCCTCTGTGCCTAACGCTCCTTCCCtgctcctctctttcttcccttcacaGTGGCCATGTACCGGGAGCCTTCTCTCCACAGTGTCCCCGAGACCTCCCCTTCCAGTGCCCCTGCCCCCTGAAATGTAGTCCCTGGACTGGAGGCTCCCTGCACTCACAGTGAGCCAGCCACCACCACAGCCTGTCTCCCAGTCCCGCTCTTACCCCTGCTGCCACCCACACGCCCTGAGCAGCCAGGTCTCACCAGCTGCTCCACTCTGAGGGAGCCTAGGGGCAAGCTGTGACTTCCGGGGGCTGCTGAGACCCTTAGATCCTTGGGTTTAGGAGGGAGTCAGAGAGGGAGATGTCTGAAGATGGTCCTGGCTGATCACTTCTTTCTTCCCACGCTCACACAACCCCCAGGTCTTTTCCTGAGATGGCGCTGGGAGTTCCCAAACGGACAGCCAGGGCATAAACACTCCCCACCCCGGCTCAGCCAGTTCCTAGAGTCCTGTGCCCCTTTTCATTGCCACTGAGCCATTTATAGATTCACTGGAGTTCAGGATTCATGtgtccttcttttcctcctctacCTTCTGCCTTGGTCTGGACACGTTCTGGAACACTGGACACCCTAGCCAGGGCCACTGCTGCACTAGGGCCTGTGCTGGAAGCCAAGCATGCTGCCAGGCTTTGCTCTGGATCCATCAGGCATCTGCCCTTGACTTGGATGGACCCCTGGTTTCCAAGTAGAAAGGGGCTAGCTTTGAGCTTTGTCTAGCTGTTGGCTTTGGCCTGAACTGGAACCAGTCTCAGATGACCACAGGTTTAACCTTCTTATCCCAGAGACACCCAATTCTAGAGCATTATGGAGCCATATTTCCTCCTGACTCCCAGCTCTAGAACATAGACCATGACTCCCAGCCCTTTTATCCAGGACGGAACTGGGGCCTGGATAGCCATATTACTGCTCTAAGTTCTagccccaccctcccaccttctTGAATGATTACCTATTACGGATGAGTTCTGGAAAAGACCCAGCTATGATTCATAAAAACAGTTCTGGATGAATCAAGAACCACTTCTTGGTTTTCCTAGATAATTCTCTAAAAATATGATTCTTCCATATAGAATGCTAAGCTTATTTTTACATGCAGTTTCTAGCTCCTTCAACCCAGCTGAGGTCGTGTCAGGGAGACAGAGTCTGGAGAAGGGCAGAGGAATTTTGGAAGGATCCCTGGCTCATAGtagggaagctgagatggggaAGGGGTCAACATTATGGCATGATTGAACCTACATCTGTGTTGGGTGGACATGAATACTTCGCTACCTCAGCAGGAATCCCTTCCAGGTCCCCTTTAAAGCTGAGGTCTTTAGAGTAATGCGTCCTGGATAAAAAGGACAAACGGACGCAGCCTTGACCCTCCCAGTTAGGAGACCCTGATTCAGCAATAAGTTTCACCCTTCTCCTCTACAGATCAGGCCAAGGAGGGCGAAGGCCTCTTGCACTCCAGACCTCATATGCCCCGACAGCTTCTAGTTGAATAGAACTTGCTTTACCTTACAGCTTAGAACCTCAGCTGGGTTTTAGGTACCCAAAAAGGGCCTGtctaaaatttttggaaaaacgTGGAGCACTAGGGGCAGCCTGGAAAAGACCCAGAACCTGCTAGTGATCTAGGAGGGAGACTTCCATAGCTTAAGACTTGggtaggggctgggcatggtggctcatgcctgtaatcctagcactttgggaggccgaggtgggtggatcacctgaggtcaggggttcaagaccagcctgaccatcatggtgaaaccacatcttaaaaaaaaaaaaaaaaaaaaaaaaaaaaaaagacttgggtAGGGTAGGGTAGGCTGTGGAGGCCCTAAGAGAGGGACTAGGGCTTCAAGGCAGGTCACTCTTCCTTAGGCTGTTCTACTTCTGGCTTGTTGCAAGAGGAGTAGACGCCCCCTCACCCACACAAATCCCTGCTCAGGCTCTACCCAACTCCTGGCACTGCTCCCAGGGGATCGGGTCTCCACTCTATGCTTTCTCAATTAAAGACGATTTATACAACTGAAGTGCTGTCTGTCATCTGTTGGTGGCGGGCTTGGCAGTTGCTCGAGGCAGGATCAAGTCCCGGGGGCGGGGCGGGTGGGCTGGCGGCTGCCCCCAGCAACAGGTGCACATTCCCGGGCTCCTCGTCACTTCCTCTGTGCTGGCGGTCCCAGCGGCTCTCCGAGCCAACTCACTGAGCGAACCGCCAGGCTATGACTCCAGGGGCTCTGCTGATGCTGCTGGGGGCGCTGGGGGCGCCGCTCGCCCCAGGTGAGTGCAGGTCCCAAAGGGACAGTGACGGTACCAGCGGTCGCGGCCAGGCACCAGGGCTGCACTTACTCTCTCCTCCCCCAGGCGTCCGCGGCTCCGAGGCGGAGGGCCGACTCCGGGAGAAACTTTTCTCCGGCTATGATAGCTCCGTGCGGCCAGCGCGGGAGGTGGGAGACCGTGTCCGGGTCAGCGTTGGTCTCATCCTGGCGCAACTCATCAGCCTGGTGAGGGCGCGCGGGGGTGGAGGTCAGAACCGTGGACCGGCCGGGGGAGTGGCTCTAGGCCAGGGAGGACCCAGGACAGGCTGGGGGCAGGGCCTGGGACGAGACCAGGTTGAAATGGACCAGCCTTTAGTGAAAATTGGGTCGAAATCGGACAAATGGACAAGCTCTGGCCTTGGCTGGTGGACCGGCCTGGAGTAGAGCTGGGTAGGGTGATGGGCGGACCTGTGAGCGGACCTTAAAGTGGAGCTGGGGCCGAGGCAGGGGCTAGGGGACGGACCTCGAGGCGGGGCCACATGGGTCCTGAGCTCCCAGGGTGGAGCGGAGCTCGGTGCTCAGGGGTGACAGCGGGTGGAGGTTCGGGGCTGGGTGGATTGTGAGCTGTGGGCAGGGCCCGGGACCGAGCTAGGCGGAGGGCTAGGCAGGCGCGGGTCTGGTAGGTTGATAGGCTGGAAGTGTAGAAGGCAGGAAGGggtgtttctgagacagaggcaGGGCTCAAACTAACGCCGCTTTTGGGAGGTGGGACTTGGACCCAAGAGGCCCAAGAGATTGGGGCTCAGAAAAAGGGGGCGAGGTTCCCAGGAGAGCTTGGCCTGCCAGGCCCTCTCATTTCTCTCCACCCTACTTCACCTTTACCCCTtgaatttgttttccttctagaACGAGAAGGATGAAGAGATGAGCACAAAGGTGTACTTAGACTTGGTATGGAGACCCTGGGGGTGGGAAAGAACTTCCCGCTGCCTTGACGATTTCCTTGAATATCCAGCCCAGTAAGAATATTTTTTACATCATGACCTTAGATAACACGTATATAACTGAAGCAAAAGCTCAAGGAAACAACACCTAACTTTACTGCAGGAGTTGCATcccatgcatttttatttctaattgtgtttgtgtgtgagacgcagtctcactatgttgcccaggctggtcttgaacgcggGGACTCGAGCCATCCACCAGCCACTGGGGGAatctcctaaagttctgggattacaagcgtgagccactgcacctggcccattctaatttttaaaacgcTGGTTTGGGATCACTAATTTGATTCCCCATCCACGAAAGGGTCTCGAATTGCAGTTCGAAAACCACAGTTTTAGAGGCTAGCTAGTGCagcctcctcattttacagagtaAAAAATTTGAAACTCAGTGCAGGGGAAGGGAAATGAGCTGATGTGGATCCCAGCGAGTGAAGGAGAAGCCAGAACCAGAACCCTGCCCCCGTGACCCACAGTTCATGCCggccctgctcccctcccttGCACTATCTTCCTGGGCTTCCTTTGGAAATCGCAAGTCCCCTTCCGGCCTCCAACCCAGGACAGCCCCTCAGCCTCTGTCTCCCTAGGAGTGGACTGACTACAGGCTGAGCTGGGACCCTGCGGAGCACGACGGCATCGATTTGCTCCGTATCACCGCGGAATCCGTGTGGCTCCCAGACGTGGTGCTAATGAACAAGTAGGAGACCTTCCAAAGCCCGGGAGGTGGGGCGGGGCCTCGGGGGGCGGGGCCTGATCCCAGATGAGATTCCTTCTCTGCAGCAATGATGGAAATTTTGACGTGGCTCTGGACATTAACGTCGTGGTGTCCTCTGACGGCTCCGTGCGCTGGCAGCCCCCGGGCATCTATCGCAGCAGCTGCAGCATCCAGGTTTCCAGGCTCCACATTGGAAGCTGAAGGAGCTCTTAGAAACCCTCGCTTTCCTTAGACATCCTGACTCCCCAGCAACTCCCATCCTTCATCTAATCCCCATGACCCTCATCTCTTGTCTGCCCTCCTGGTTTTCCACGGAGTCTTCTGTACACTTTCTTTAACTTCTAATCTTAATCAGTGACTGCCTCCCCCCCGATTTTCTCAATGGCTTCCCTTCATAACCCTCCAGTTCCTCCGTGATTCACCTTCCCTGTGCCCTCCCCAAAGACCTCCCAAACTCCACCATCGCTGACCGGTTCTCTGGCGCTGACCTGTGACTCTCCCCTCCATCCAGGTCACCTACTTCCCCTTCGACTGGCAGAACTGCACTATGGTGTTCAGTTCCTACAGCTACGACAGCTCGGAGGTCAGCCTGCAGACAGGCCTGGGTCCTGATGGGCAAGAGCAGCAGGAGATCCACATTCATGAAGGGACTTTCATTGGTGAGTGGACATGACTCCTACATCCACAGGCTCTAGGAGTtccagcttcttcttttttttttttgaaacagagtcttgctctgtacccaggctggagtggcatgatcttggctcactgcaacctccgcctcccaggttcaaggaattctcctgcctcagcctcccaagtagctgggactatagg
This is a stretch of genomic DNA from Saimiri boliviensis isolate mSaiBol1 chromosome 17, mSaiBol1.pri, whole genome shotgun sequence. It encodes these proteins:
- the FGF11 gene encoding fibroblast growth factor 11, producing MAALASSLIRQKREVREPGGNRPVSAQRRVCPRGTKSLCQKQLLILLSKVRLCGGRPARPDRGPEPQLKGIVTKLFCRQGFYLQANPDGSIQGTPEDTSSFTHFNLIPVGLRVVTIQSAKLGHYMAMNAEGLLYSSPHFTAECRFKECVFENYYVLYASALYRQRRSGRAWYLGLDKEGRVMKGNRVKKTKAAAHFLPKLLEVAMYREPSLHSVPETSPSSAPAP